In a genomic window of Oncorhynchus keta strain PuntledgeMale-10-30-2019 chromosome 28, Oket_V2, whole genome shotgun sequence:
- the LOC118361715 gene encoding eukaryotic translation initiation factor 2 subunit 3 has product MAGDESGITLGQPHLSKQDLNDLDVSTLTPLSQEIISRQATINIGTIGHVAHGKSTVVKAISGVHTVRFKNELERNITIKLGYANAKVYKLDDPSCPRPECYRSCGSSTPDEFPTDIPGTKGNFKLVRHVSFVDCPGHDILMATMLNGAAVMDAALLLIAGNESCPQPQTSEHLAAIEIMKLKHILILQNKIDLVKESQAKEQYEQILAFVQGTVAEGAPIIPISAQLKYNIEVVCEYIVKKIPVPIRDFTSEPRLIVIRSFDVNKPGCEVDDLKGGVAGGSILKGVLKVGQELEVRPGIVSKDHEGKLMCKPIFSKIVSLFAEHNDLQYAAPGGLIGVGTKIDPTLCRADRMVGQVLGAVGALPEIFTELEISYFLLRRLLGVRTEGDKKAAKVQKLSKNEVLMVNIGSLSTGGRVSAVKADLAKIVLTNPVCTEVGEKIALSRRVEKHWRLIGWGQIRRGVTITPTVDDD; this is encoded by the exons ATGGCGGGTGACGAGTCTGGAATAACGCTGGGTCAGCCTCATCTTTCCAAACAAGATCTAAATGATCTG GATGTGTCCaccctgactcctctctctcaagAGATCATCAGCAGACAGGCCACCATCAACATTG GCACCATTGGTCATGTGGCCCACGGGAAGTCGACGGTGGTCAAGGCCATCTCAGGGGTTCACACTGTCCGCTTCAAGAACGAGCTGGAGAGGAACATCACAATCAAGCTAGGTTACGCTAATGCCAAG GTGTACAAGCTGGACGACCCCAGCTGTCCCAGGCCAGAGTGCTACAGGTCGTGTGGCTCCAGTACTCCTGATGAGTTCCCTACAGACATCCCTGGAACCAAGGGCAACTTCAAACTGGTCAGACATGTGTCCTTTGTGGACTGTCCTGGTCACGACATTCTGATGGCCACTATGTTGAACGGAGCAGCTGTTATGGACGCTGCCCTCCTCCTCATTG cGGGTAACGAGTCGTGTCCCCAGCCCCAAACCTCTGAGCACCTGGCTGCCATAGAGATCATGAAGCTCAAACACATCCTTATCCTCCAGAACAAGATTGATCTGGTCAAGGAGAGCCAGGCCAAGGAGCAGTACGAACAGATCCTAGCCTTCGTACAGG GTACAGTGGCAGAGGGAGCACCTATTATTCCTATCTCAGCCCAGCTGAAGTACAACATAGAGGTGGTGTGTGAATACATTGTCAAGAAGATCCCTGTCCCCATCAGAGACTTCACCTCAGAACCTAGACTGATTG TGATCCGGTCGTTTGATGTCAACAAGCCGGGATGTGAGGTTGACGACCTGAAAGGAGGTGTGGCCGGAGGCAGTATTCTAAAAGGCGTGCTCAAG GTGGGTCAGGAGTTGGAGGTGCGTCCTGGCATCGTGTCTAAGGACCATGAGGGGAAGCTGATGTGTAAACCCATCTTCTCCAAGATCGTCTCACTTTTTGCTGAACACAACGACTTACAGTACGCAGCACCCGGAGGACTCATCG GTGTAGGCACTAAGATTGATCCGACCCTGTGCAGAGCTGACCGTATGGTTGGCCAGGTGCTGGGAGCGGTCGGAGCACTACCTGAGATCTTCACAGAACTGGAAATCTCCTACTTCCTGTTGAGGAGGCTTCTGGGAGTCCGCACTGAAGGAGACAAGAAGGCCGCCAAG GTCCAGAAGCTGTCTAAGAACGAGGTGTTGATGGTGAACATCGGGAGTCTGTCTACGGGCGGCAGAGTGAGTGCAGTGAAGGCTGACCTGGCCAAGATCGTCCTAACCAACCCTGTCTGTACAGAGGTTGGAGAGAAGATCGCTCTCAGCCGTCGTGTGGAGAAACATTGGCg TCTGATTGGCTGGGGCCAGATCAGGAGGGGTGTGACCATCACCCCTACTGTGGACGACGACTGA
- the lrrc31 gene encoding leucine-rich repeat-containing protein 31: protein MESSDVQRGRGRSPFDLIMNQIRRKRTTSDRKSTSGRFLSRQAESGGLPEDREAEEERDGAGVVPGPTEPAESVCDMGWGRVCVFVKRLGKRADSRTLSLAHCDLTATDVLELATLLPSLSLLEEMDLSWNELIGGCLRSLTSHLQNVGGLRTLRLSCCRLTADDITALGEALKCVPVLEVLDLSWNAGIGGSALQGIMGKLHPTLRELYLVACQLTETDATILGGIVSVLPRLCVLDVSCNPLLAHTQTDAEDGSMSKTEPGKGSVWGLGGLVPSLSHTPSLTTLRLHDCGLTTQSLGLLGGSFHCLRSLCQLDLSCNKGVAGGLSLLSPHLALLSHLGGLDLHLCCLTHTDLQALIQALPSLTELTELDLSSNKEVGGVVSDIVSALPLSQIKLLPLNGCSLNQESLSALALAMPYLQCIDVSWSKMVGGRLALLLEALQPSATQELRLSSCDLTTDDLLHLAVVCKRGVLSSLRVLDLSYNGGVGEEGWCGLLGEGGLGSLEELDLSLRPLTSKPSLLTSNPSPLTWLPTLLSAFPHLPALTRLSLQRWTLTAQEREQVNHALRKRKVLLELDPVPFASSANQEGLEEERNEE from the exons ATGGAATCATCAG ATGTCCAGCGGGGGCGGGGACGTTCGCCGTTTGACCTCATCATGAACCAGATCCGCAGGAAACGCACGACCTCAGACAGGAAGTCAACGTCTGGCCGCTTCCTGTCCCGCCAAGCCGAGAGTGGAGGGCTTCCTGAGGACAGAGaggcggaggaggagagggacggcgCAG GTGTCGTTCCTGGCCCAACTGAACcagcagagagtgtgtgtgacatgggctggggtcgtgtgtgtgtgtttgtcaagaGGCTGGGGAAGAGAGCAGACAGCAGGACTTTGAGTCTGGCTCACTGCGACCTCACTGCTACTGATGTACTGGAACTGG ctaccttgctcccctctctgtctctattggaGGAGATGGACCTCTCATGGAACGAGCTGATTGGAGGATGTCTGAGATCATTGACCTCTCACCTCCAGAACGTGGGTGGACTCAGAACCCTCAGGCTCTCGTGCTGTAGGCTGACTGCTGATGACATCACTGCTCTGG gtgaGGCATTGAAGTGTGTTCCGGTGTTGGAGGTTCTGGACCTGTCCTGGAATGCTGGTATTGGTGGCTCAGCTTTGCAAGGCATTATGGGTAAACTCCACCCAACCCTTAGAGAGCTCTACTTGGTGGCCTGCCAGCTCACTGAAACTGACGCTACTATACTGG gTGGTATAGTGAGTGTTCTCCCCAGACTGTGTGTGTTGGATGTGTCTTGCAACCCTCTCCTGGCCCACACACAGACCGACGCAGAGGACG GCAGTATGTCCAAAACAGAGCCAGGGAAAGGCAGCGTGTGGGGTTTGGGGGGGTTAGTCCCTTCCCTAAGCCACACCCCCTCCCTTACAACCCTACGACTACACGACTGTGGCCTGACCACACAATCCCTCGGCCTGTTGG GTGGTTCATTCCACTGCCTCCGCTCCCTGTGTCAATTGGACCTGTCCTGTAATAAGGGTGTGGCCGGGGGgctgtccctcctctcccctcacctggcTCTCCTCTCACATCTGGGCGGCCTGGACCTGCACCTCTgctgcctcacacacacagacctacagGCCCTCA tccagGCGCTGCCCTCGCTCACTGAGCTGACGGAACTGGACCTGTCATCCAATAAGGAGGTTGGGGGTGTGGTCAGTGATATTGTCTCCGCCCTCCCGCTGTCACAGATTAAACTCCTCCCACTCAACGGCTGCAGTCTGAACCAGGAATCACTCAGTGCACTCG caCTAGCTATGCCGTACCTGCAGTGTATAGATGTGTCCTGGAGTAAGATGGTGGGCGGGCGTCTGGCACTGCTACTGGAAGCTCTGCAGCCGTCAGCCACCCAGGAGCTCCGCCTTAGCAGCTGTGACCTCACCACTGACGACCTGCTTCATCTGg CTGTGGTATGTAAGCGTGGCGTTCTGTCCTCTCTGCGTGTGTTGGACCTGTCCTATAacggaggggtgggggaggaggggtggtgtgGGTTGCTAGGAGAGGGGGGGCTGGGCTCACTGGAGGAGCTGGACCTTAGTCTGCgacccctgacctctaaaccCTCACTCCTGACATCCAACCCCTCACCCCTGACCTGGCTGCCAACCCTGCTCTCTGCTTTTCCTCATCTACCTGCGCTGACACGTCTCTCTCTTCAGCGATGGACTCTCACagcccag gaGCGGGAGCAGGTAAACCACGCCCTCAGGAAGAGGAAAGTACTATTAGAGTTGGACCCCGTCCCGTTTGCTTCGTCTGCCAATCAGGAGGGGCTAGAGGAGGAACGCAATGAGGAGTAG